The Nostoc sp. 'Lobaria pulmonaria (5183) cyanobiont' genome window below encodes:
- a CDS encoding class I SAM-dependent methyltransferase, translated as MSIYNSIGQQYSKTRVPDIRIVNQLIDLLNLPKGSLIADIGAGTGGYSLALANQGFFVNAIEPSLVMQKQALQHRQIKWFTGYAENLPLPDQSVDAVVSILAIHHFSHLEKAFQEMHRIIRDGAIILLTFDIRLAKKIWLYDYFPFLWEDALRFLPLNEQIYLIQRNTKRRVEAIPLLLPYDLSDLFAAAAWRRPELYLQAEVRAGISSFALANQDLIEQGVQLLTADLSSGEWTKKYGDIHNLAEIDIGYRFIRATLDN; from the coding sequence ATGTCTATCTATAATTCAATTGGTCAACAATATTCCAAAACTCGCGTTCCTGATATTCGCATCGTCAATCAATTAATTGATTTACTCAATTTACCAAAAGGTAGTCTGATTGCTGATATTGGTGCTGGTACTGGTGGTTACAGTTTAGCACTAGCTAACCAAGGTTTTTTTGTGAATGCTATTGAACCTTCTTTGGTAATGCAAAAACAAGCATTACAACATCGGCAAATTAAGTGGTTTACTGGCTATGCAGAAAATTTACCTCTACCAGATCAGTCTGTTGATGCTGTTGTAAGTATCCTGGCAATTCATCACTTTTCTCATCTCGAAAAAGCGTTTCAAGAAATGCACAGAATTATTAGAGATGGAGCAATAATTTTGCTAACTTTTGATATTAGATTAGCTAAGAAGATATGGCTTTATGATTATTTTCCATTTTTATGGGAAGATGCTTTACGATTTTTACCACTTAACGAACAGATTTATTTAATTCAGAGGAATACTAAAAGGCGTGTTGAAGCCATACCCCTTTTGTTACCATACGATTTGTCTGATTTATTCGCAGCAGCAGCTTGGAGACGACCAGAGTTATATCTTCAAGCAGAAGTACGCGCGGGAATATCATCTTTTGCATTAGCGAATCAAGATTTAATTGAGCAAGGAGTACAGTTACTTACAGCAGATTTAAGTAGTGGGGAATGGACGAAAAAATATGGTGATATTCACAATTTAGCAGAGATTGATATAGGCTATCGTTTTATCCGTGCAACGCTGGATAACTAA
- a CDS encoding Rieske (2Fe-2S) protein, whose product MSWTKVLAVEALSPGAREVVKVGNRKILLLNHESQLYAVDNNCPHLKLPLKSGKITESGAIVCTFHRSAFDLRTGEVQGWCSWPPGVGKVLSLVSQPKTLPVFPIRIEEGSIWVDVQEE is encoded by the coding sequence ATGAGTTGGACTAAAGTTCTTGCAGTAGAAGCACTTTCCCCAGGTGCGCGAGAAGTGGTGAAAGTTGGCAACCGGAAAATTTTGCTTTTGAATCACGAAAGTCAGCTTTATGCTGTAGATAACAACTGTCCCCACTTAAAATTACCGTTGAAAAGTGGGAAAATCACTGAAAGTGGGGCAATAGTTTGTACTTTCCATCGCAGTGCTTTTGACCTACGGACTGGTGAGGTACAAGGATGGTGTTCCTGGCCACCTGGTGTAGGTAAGGTACTCTCGTTGGTTTCACAACCAAAAACATTGCCAGTGTTTCCGATTCGTATTGAAGAAGGCAGTATCTGGGTTGATGTGCAAGAGGAATAG
- a CDS encoding 4Fe-4S dicluster domain-containing protein: MALINQRIDVPVIVDESKCLEKCTACIEVCPLDVLAKNPETGKAYMKYDECWFCLPCEKECPTNAITVQIPFLLR, translated from the coding sequence ATGGCTTTAATCAATCAAAGAATAGATGTTCCTGTTATCGTTGATGAATCGAAATGTTTAGAAAAATGCACAGCTTGTATTGAAGTTTGTCCCCTTGATGTATTAGCAAAAAATCCAGAGACAGGGAAAGCTTATATGAAATATGATGAGTGTTGGTTTTGTCTCCCCTGTGAAAAAGAATGTCCCACTAATGCAATTACAGTACAAATTCCCTTTTTATTACGTTAA
- a CDS encoding glutathione S-transferase family protein: MSNIQLYFAKASTFSQRTRVVLLEKGIDFTSIEIDLQNKPDGYTQISRYGKVPAIKHGDVEIYESAIINEYLDEVFPEPPLLPRDPAAKAIARIWIDYANTRLVPAFNKFLRGKDSTEQEQGRKEFTEALLYIEQEGLGKGDYLLGDQFSLVDISFYPWFERLPLLEHFRKFTLPAETPRLQTWWNLVGDRSSIQAVENPVDFYLQRFAKVLGEPIPVGAAQK, encoded by the coding sequence ATGAGCAACATCCAACTATACTTCGCCAAAGCCTCTACCTTCTCTCAACGTACTCGCGTCGTCTTACTAGAAAAAGGTATTGACTTCACCTCGATAGAAATTGACTTACAAAATAAACCAGATGGGTACACGCAGATTTCGCGCTATGGTAAAGTTCCAGCTATCAAACATGGGGATGTTGAAATTTATGAGTCCGCTATTATTAATGAATATCTAGATGAAGTTTTTCCAGAACCACCTTTGTTACCCCGCGATCCCGCAGCTAAAGCGATCGCTCGGATTTGGATAGACTACGCCAATACTCGCCTTGTCCCAGCTTTTAACAAATTTCTGCGCGGTAAAGATAGCACCGAACAGGAACAAGGACGAAAAGAGTTCACAGAAGCACTTCTATATATTGAACAAGAAGGATTAGGCAAAGGTGATTACTTGTTAGGAGATCAGTTTAGCCTAGTTGATATCAGCTTCTATCCTTGGTTTGAACGTTTACCACTCTTAGAACACTTCCGTAAATTCACACTACCAGCAGAAACGCCTCGGTTGCAGACATGGTGGAATCTGGTAGGCGATCGCTCCTCAATTCAAGCGGTAGAAAATCCTGTGGACTTCTATTTGCAAAGATTCGCCAAAGTTCTCGGTGAACCTATTCCCGTTGGTGCAGCACAAAAATAG
- a CDS encoding O-methyltransferase codes for MTQELWTEVDRYITDLLIPSDPVLDAALQASDAAGLPPHNVSPNQGKLLMLLALIHKARTILEIGTLGGYSTIWLARALPADGHLITLESNPQHAEVARDNIARAGLAHLVEVRVGRAIDTLPQLANEEYNPFDLIFIDADKPSNPEYFAWALKLSCQGSLIIADNVVRNGAVIEVNSDDPNVQGVRRFNELLSAQARVSATAIQTVGNKGYDGFAIALVTADN; via the coding sequence ATGACTCAAGAACTATGGACAGAAGTTGATCGTTACATCACTGATTTGCTTATACCTTCTGATCCTGTATTAGATGCTGCTCTTCAGGCTAGTGATGCGGCTGGTTTACCACCACATAATGTTTCGCCAAACCAAGGTAAACTGCTCATGCTATTAGCCTTAATCCATAAAGCGCGGACTATTCTGGAGATTGGCACTTTAGGCGGCTACAGTACAATTTGGTTAGCTAGAGCATTGCCTGCTGATGGTCATTTGATCACCCTAGAGTCAAATCCCCAGCACGCCGAAGTTGCCCGCGATAATATTGCCCGCGCTGGACTGGCTCATCTTGTCGAGGTGCGTGTCGGCCGGGCAATAGATACACTGCCGCAATTAGCTAACGAGGAATACAATCCATTTGATTTGATTTTTATTGACGCAGACAAGCCAAGCAACCCAGAATATTTTGCGTGGGCGTTAAAGCTTTCTTGCCAGGGTAGCCTAATTATTGCCGATAACGTTGTTCGTAACGGAGCTGTAATTGAGGTGAACAGCGATGATCCTAATGTTCAGGGAGTGCGTCGTTTTAACGAATTGCTCAGTGCCCAAGCGCGTGTAAGTGCTACGGCAATCCAGACTGTAGGTAACAAAGGGTATGATGGCTTTGCGATCGCTCTTGTCACTGCTGACAATTAG
- a CDS encoding P-loop NTPase — protein MEDLPPGTGDAQITIIQESPICGVILVTTPQQVAVADVRRNIYMFRQVGVPVLGIIENMSYLICGDCGSHTPIFGSGGGEQLAAELQAPLLGQIPIDPRICSGSETENPIAISEYASPAREVFTQIATSLNTTFTLHDRTTQLDQA, from the coding sequence ATTGAAGATTTACCTCCCGGTACAGGTGATGCTCAAATTACAATTATTCAAGAAAGCCCAATTTGTGGAGTTATTTTAGTGACAACTCCTCAACAAGTGGCTGTTGCAGATGTACGACGTAATATATATATGTTTCGCCAAGTGGGTGTTCCTGTCCTTGGCATCATTGAAAATATGAGTTATTTAATTTGCGGTGATTGTGGTTCACACACACCAATTTTTGGTAGTGGTGGCGGCGAACAACTGGCCGCAGAATTACAAGCGCCTCTGTTGGGACAAATTCCTATCGATCCCCGCATTTGTAGCGGTAGTGAGACTGAAAATCCGATTGCGATAAGCGAATATGCTTCACCAGCAAGGGAGGTTTTTACACAAATAGCTACTTCATTAAATACTACTTTTACGTTACACGATCGAACTACGCAGCTTGACCAAGCTTAG
- a CDS encoding NAD(P)-dependent oxidoreductase: MQIQTVGILSPGDMGQAIASVLNQNGLKTIAALDDRSPRTRQLAAAANIQDVGSLTQLLIESDVVLSVLVPAAAIEAANLVAEVIGNVGKQILYVDCNAVAPQKVKRIAQVIESVGVTFVDASIIGPPPRVPGRTRIYASGKQAVEFQQLRNYGLDIRVIGDEIGQASGLKMSYAALTKGLTAIGTELLIAAHRLGLDEQLWEEVSSSQPELAAILTRSIPSMTPKAHRWIGEMEEIAESFQEVGLTERIFYGAADIYRLVKDTSLGKETPEQSKSDRPLREIINALSDETASK, encoded by the coding sequence ATGCAAATTCAAACAGTTGGTATTTTAAGCCCAGGTGACATGGGACAGGCGATCGCATCTGTTCTCAATCAAAATGGATTGAAGACAATTGCCGCCCTGGACGATCGCAGTCCCAGAACTCGGCAATTAGCCGCCGCAGCCAATATCCAAGATGTGGGTTCTCTCACACAACTACTAATTGAATCTGATGTGGTGTTATCAGTGCTAGTCCCCGCCGCCGCAATAGAAGCAGCGAATCTTGTAGCTGAGGTAATAGGCAATGTGGGGAAACAGATTCTGTACGTTGATTGCAATGCAGTTGCACCCCAAAAAGTAAAACGTATTGCCCAAGTCATCGAATCAGTGGGAGTCACATTCGTAGATGCCTCAATTATTGGCCCACCTCCCAGAGTTCCTGGTCGTACCCGGATCTATGCGTCAGGAAAACAGGCCGTTGAATTTCAACAACTGCGGAATTATGGCTTGGATATACGAGTAATTGGCGATGAAATTGGTCAGGCTTCTGGATTGAAGATGTCTTACGCCGCCTTGACAAAAGGACTGACAGCGATTGGTACAGAATTACTGATCGCCGCCCATCGCTTAGGCTTGGATGAGCAACTCTGGGAAGAAGTATCTAGCAGCCAACCGGAACTTGCTGCTATACTCACCCGTTCCATTCCATCCATGACACCAAAAGCACATCGTTGGATAGGGGAAATGGAAGAGATTGCCGAAAGCTTTCAGGAGGTAGGTCTGACTGAGCGCATTTTTTACGGAGCAGCTGATATTTACCGCTTAGTAAAGGATACATCTTTGGGTAAAGAAACACCAGAACAGTCTAAGAGCGATCGCCCCTTGAGAGAAATTATTAATGCTCTTTCCGACGAAACTGCATCAAAATAA
- a CDS encoding HAD family hydrolase, with translation MYCRVAQSTISNLSQSFWHIFNHSAVMEPNVNEVLTVLARSYRLAVITNGFVSAQVPRMQAAGIEHFFEEVIVSEAIGFAKPSPKIFNHVLFRLDLTPAQVLYVGDSLAYDYVGAMQVKIDFCYYNRKNQILPQEAQPKFMISELLKLLELVN, from the coding sequence GTGTATTGTCGCGTAGCACAAAGCACCATCAGCAATCTCAGTCAAAGTTTTTGGCATATTTTTAATCATTCTGCTGTAATGGAACCTAATGTAAATGAAGTACTAACTGTTCTCGCACGTAGTTATCGTTTGGCTGTGATCACCAACGGGTTTGTATCAGCACAAGTACCGAGAATGCAAGCTGCGGGAATTGAGCATTTTTTTGAGGAAGTTATAGTTTCTGAAGCAATTGGTTTTGCTAAACCATCTCCTAAAATATTTAATCATGTGTTATTTAGATTAGATTTAACACCAGCACAAGTACTTTACGTAGGAGATTCTCTCGCTTATGACTATGTGGGAGCAATGCAAGTCAAGATTGATTTTTGCTATTACAACCGAAAAAACCAAATTTTACCACAAGAAGCACAACCAAAGTTTATGATAAGTGAACTCTTAAAGTTGCTGGAGTTGGTTAACTAA
- a CDS encoding GNAT family N-acetyltransferase — translation MTNKVIVDEKIKIRQAEIKDVQRITSLCEQLEYYVTNQQIEQRLTKIKKNNAHIVYVATLEDEYVIGWAHAHICDSIVIPTPAILLGLVVDKDYRHSGIGRFLMQQIEQWASLVGCEGVLLRSNIKRQEAHSFYEKIGYTNIKQSVTFYKKLI, via the coding sequence ATGACAAATAAAGTTATTGTAGATGAGAAAATTAAAATTAGACAAGCTGAGATTAAAGATGTGCAAAGAATTACTAGTCTTTGCGAACAACTTGAATATTATGTGACAAATCAACAAATAGAACAGCGCCTTACTAAAATTAAAAAGAACAATGCTCATATTGTGTATGTTGCCACTTTAGAAGATGAATATGTAATTGGTTGGGCACACGCTCATATTTGTGACTCAATAGTTATTCCGACTCCAGCAATTCTTTTGGGATTAGTTGTAGATAAAGATTATCGTCATAGTGGAATTGGACGTTTTTTGATGCAGCAAATTGAACAGTGGGCTTCTCTGGTTGGATGTGAGGGTGTTCTGTTACGTTCTAATATCAAACGTCAAGAAGCTCACTCGTTTTATGAAAAAATTGGTTATACCAATATCAAACAGTCGGTGACATTTTATAAAAAATTGATTTAG
- the gap gene encoding type I glyceraldehyde-3-phosphate dehydrogenase: MTKLKVGINGFGRIGRLVLRAGIDNPNIEFVGINDLVPPDNLAYLLKYDSTHGQLKHKVEAKEDGILIDGHFIPCVSVRNPAELPWGKLGADYVVEATGLFTDYEGAANHLKAGAKRVVISAPTKDPDRVTTLLMGVNHHLFDPGKDIIVSNASCTTNCLAPIAKVINDNFGVTEGLMTTVHAMTATQPTVDGPSKKDWRGGRGASQNIIPSSTGAAKAVALVLPELKGRLTGMALRVPTPDVSVVDLTFKTAKATSYQEICAAMKEAAAGSLTGILGYTEEEVVSTDFQGDTHSSIFDAGAGIELNSNFFKVIAWYDNEWGYSNRVIDLMLSMSQKEKLAPTAAVV; the protein is encoded by the coding sequence TTGACTAAATTGAAAGTTGGTATCAATGGCTTCGGTCGAATCGGGCGACTTGTACTTCGCGCTGGCATCGATAATCCCAACATTGAGTTTGTGGGCATTAACGACCTAGTACCACCAGATAACCTCGCTTATCTATTAAAGTACGATTCAACCCACGGTCAATTAAAGCACAAGGTTGAAGCCAAGGAAGACGGCATCCTGATTGACGGACATTTCATTCCTTGTGTGTCAGTGAGGAATCCAGCAGAATTACCTTGGGGAAAATTAGGTGCAGATTATGTCGTGGAAGCTACCGGACTCTTCACTGACTACGAAGGAGCTGCAAACCACCTGAAAGCAGGTGCAAAGCGAGTGGTAATTTCTGCTCCCACCAAAGATCCAGATAGAGTTACTACCCTGTTAATGGGTGTCAATCATCACCTATTTGACCCTGGCAAGGATATCATTGTCTCCAATGCTAGCTGCACTACAAACTGTCTAGCTCCCATAGCTAAGGTGATTAATGATAATTTTGGGGTGACTGAAGGGTTAATGACCACAGTCCATGCCATGACTGCCACTCAGCCAACTGTAGACGGCCCCAGCAAGAAAGACTGGCGGGGTGGTCGAGGTGCATCCCAAAATATTATTCCCTCCTCGACAGGCGCAGCGAAAGCCGTAGCACTGGTTTTACCAGAATTGAAGGGCAGGTTAACTGGGATGGCATTACGAGTTCCAACTCCCGATGTCTCTGTAGTTGATTTAACTTTCAAAACAGCCAAAGCCACCAGTTATCAGGAAATCTGTGCCGCCATGAAGGAGGCTGCCGCAGGTTCACTAACGGGTATTCTAGGCTACACAGAAGAAGAAGTAGTTTCCACAGATTTTCAAGGTGATACTCATTCCAGCATCTTCGACGCAGGTGCTGGGATTGAGTTGAATTCCAACTTCTTCAAGGTAATTGCTTGGTATGACAACGAGTGGGGCTACTCAAATCGTGTGATTGACCTGATGTTGTCTATGTCACAAAAGGAAAAACTTGCCCCGACAGCGGCTGTGGTTTGA
- a CDS encoding vWA domain-containing protein has product MIKTSYEFDQSILAAGSALKTNILLSFRADIAKSPRRNLNLSLVIDRSGSMAGAPLHHALKAAESVVDRLEPDDILSVVVYDDEVDSVVPPQSVTNKAALKNSIRKVRAGGITNLSGGWLKGCEHVKTRLEPQKINRVLLLTDGHANMGIQDPKILTATSGQKAEEGIITTTLGFAQGFNEDLLIGMARAATGNFYFIQSIDEATEVFSIELDSLRAVVGQNLKVTLELADGVSLVDTLSLAKVSQNDASQGVITLGELYEGEDKLLGLSLGISSAQVGELPVMKLHYSADVVQNDRIQSVSGTIDVVAKVGTVEEAAFAATSHIILELSRLTIAKAKETALNLAEHGKHQEAEQTLRALVKDLRDKGLNENFEIAEEIDQLEYFAGRIAQKALGNAGRKEMRDQTYQTMTRNRSDLVGRGVTTGDEVYAMPIVNEVGSGVELYCVREGGKLRVKVMSEGYDSTKNIQFPRAIRAEGARYVVEGLELANERTFYRVRGNITRFAQPGETDIFVAPRQSHPTNTGKASKGPASAADLPTIDSVGDSILVQCVKDGSKLRARVVSDGYEPDWNMRFPRSVREEGMLYVVDEVKTAPDGKSYIACGEIKRFVQPTTN; this is encoded by the coding sequence ATGATTAAGACAAGTTACGAATTTGACCAGTCTATCCTCGCCGCCGGATCTGCATTAAAGACTAATATTTTACTAAGTTTTCGTGCTGACATAGCTAAATCTCCTCGACGTAACCTTAACCTTTCGCTTGTAATTGACCGTTCCGGCTCTATGGCAGGTGCTCCCTTGCATCACGCACTCAAAGCCGCTGAGTCTGTGGTAGATCGACTTGAGCCAGATGACATTCTCTCGGTAGTTGTTTACGACGATGAAGTGGACAGTGTTGTGCCACCCCAGTCTGTGACTAACAAAGCCGCACTGAAAAATTCCATCCGCAAGGTGAGAGCAGGCGGTATTACCAACTTATCGGGGGGATGGCTCAAAGGCTGCGAACACGTGAAAACGCGACTCGAACCGCAAAAAATCAACCGTGTTCTCCTGCTTACCGATGGTCACGCCAATATGGGCATTCAAGACCCCAAAATACTGACGGCGACATCGGGACAAAAAGCTGAAGAAGGCATTATCACAACTACGTTAGGCTTTGCTCAAGGTTTCAATGAAGACTTGCTGATTGGTATGGCAAGAGCCGCCACGGGCAACTTCTACTTCATTCAGAGCATCGACGAAGCAACTGAAGTGTTTAGTATTGAGCTAGACAGTCTCAGAGCAGTAGTGGGACAGAACCTCAAGGTGACACTTGAATTGGCTGATGGTGTCAGCCTTGTTGATACTTTAAGTCTGGCTAAAGTTAGCCAGAATGACGCCAGTCAAGGTGTCATCACCTTGGGAGAGCTTTACGAGGGCGAAGACAAACTTCTCGGTTTGAGTCTGGGGATATCAAGCGCTCAAGTTGGTGAGTTACCTGTGATGAAACTGCATTACAGCGCCGATGTTGTGCAAAATGACCGCATTCAAAGCGTGTCAGGTACTATAGATGTCGTCGCCAAAGTTGGCACTGTTGAGGAAGCAGCTTTTGCTGCTACGAGCCATATTATTCTTGAGCTGAGTCGCCTGACGATCGCTAAAGCTAAAGAGACTGCCCTTAATCTTGCTGAACATGGCAAGCATCAGGAAGCTGAACAAACCTTGCGGGCACTTGTGAAAGATTTGCGGGATAAAGGGTTGAACGAGAATTTTGAGATTGCTGAAGAGATCGATCAGCTTGAATATTTCGCCGGTCGGATCGCCCAAAAAGCTCTAGGTAACGCCGGGCGGAAAGAGATGCGGGATCAGACTTACCAGACGATGACGCGCAATCGCAGCGATCTGGTGGGTCGCGGTGTCACTACTGGCGATGAAGTGTACGCCATGCCCATTGTGAATGAAGTCGGTTCAGGTGTTGAATTGTACTGCGTTCGTGAAGGGGGTAAACTGCGGGTCAAGGTCATGTCCGAAGGCTACGATTCAACCAAGAACATCCAGTTTCCCCGCGCCATTCGTGCCGAGGGGGCACGTTATGTTGTTGAAGGACTGGAACTCGCAAATGAACGCACTTTCTATCGGGTACGTGGTAATATCACCCGTTTTGCTCAACCCGGTGAAACAGATATCTTCGTTGCCCCTAGACAATCGCATCCAACTAACACAGGTAAAGCTTCCAAAGGCCCTGCCAGTGCTGCCGATCTTCCCACAATTGACAGTGTAGGAGACAGCATTTTAGTTCAGTGTGTCAAAGATGGCAGCAAGTTACGTGCTAGGGTGGTTTCCGACGGATATGAACCGGATTGGAACATGCGTTTTCCGCGCTCGGTTCGCGAGGAGGGAATGCTTTACGTCGTTGATGAAGTCAAAACCGCACCGGATGGCAAATCTTATATTGCCTGTGGTGAAATTAAGCGATTTGTCCAACCCACTACTAACTAG
- a CDS encoding GNAT family N-acetyltransferase yields the protein MQLINTFTTQRLFAERLRFKHLNELHCMHQDAQVMATLGGVRSDEETRLFILNNLNHWQHYGFGLWVFRDKINNQFVGRAGLRNTEVEGNDEVELTYALIAKFWAKGLATEMGEKILKIGFELLRLPEIVCFTLTTNQASQRVMEKLGFKYEREIIHANLPHLVYRLKV from the coding sequence ATGCAGTTAATTAATACATTTACTACTCAGCGTCTGTTTGCTGAACGTCTGCGATTTAAACATTTGAATGAACTTCATTGTATGCATCAAGATGCGCAAGTTATGGCAACCTTGGGCGGTGTTCGCTCTGATGAAGAAACACGGCTTTTTATTCTCAATAATTTGAATCATTGGCAGCATTATGGATTCGGATTATGGGTGTTTCGAGACAAAATTAACAATCAATTTGTTGGTCGTGCTGGTCTTCGGAATACTGAAGTAGAAGGTAACGATGAAGTAGAATTAACTTATGCTCTAATAGCTAAATTTTGGGCTAAAGGGTTAGCGACAGAAATGGGTGAAAAAATATTGAAAATTGGTTTTGAACTACTGAGATTGCCAGAGATAGTTTGTTTTACTCTAACGACGAATCAAGCTTCACAAAGGGTTATGGAAAAGTTGGGATTTAAATATGAGCGTGAAATTATACATGCAAATTTACCCCATTTAGTTTATCGTTTAAAAGTTTAG
- a CDS encoding HEAT repeat domain-containing protein, whose protein sequence is MSDDLKDWLKMLRSPDVNERLLAVKTLQHLGEEETVDALIIALQDEQIAVQKIAISALWEIANSSAIPALLECLSSADVDIRTEAASALNELVTQDDLLLLLDKLQSDDINIQLNILFLLRKIHDIQSLPYILPFLKLNNPELREAAITTLRYINQLEKCPQALDLIFDESTLVRRATALTLGHLQDTQVITILAQALTNDRDWQVRRNAAKSLAIHENQQAISALEIALGDEHWQVRKSAAQALQKIPDIQVMPKLIQALTDEYADVRKEAVIALGNLAHPDVINPLQQALDDPDKEVSIQAQRAIKKIQTDRKFVLG, encoded by the coding sequence ATGAGCGATGACCTCAAAGATTGGCTAAAAATGCTGCGATCGCCTGACGTAAATGAGCGCTTATTAGCCGTCAAAACTTTACAACATCTCGGCGAAGAAGAAACAGTAGACGCACTAATCATCGCTTTACAAGATGAACAGATTGCTGTTCAAAAAATAGCTATATCTGCCCTTTGGGAGATTGCTAATTCTTCAGCTATTCCTGCTTTACTTGAATGTCTCAGTTCCGCAGATGTAGATATTCGCACTGAAGCTGCATCAGCTTTAAACGAGTTAGTTACCCAGGATGATTTACTACTGTTACTAGATAAACTTCAGAGTGATGATATAAATATCCAACTAAATATCTTATTCCTATTGCGAAAAATCCATGACATTCAATCTTTACCCTATATCTTACCATTTTTAAAATTAAATAATCCTGAGTTAAGAGAAGCGGCAATTACCACACTACGATATATCAATCAACTAGAAAAATGTCCACAAGCTTTGGATTTAATATTTGATGAATCAACACTTGTTCGTCGTGCTACTGCTTTAACTTTAGGACATTTACAAGATACACAAGTAATTACAATACTTGCTCAAGCACTTACAAATGATAGAGATTGGCAAGTTCGCCGTAATGCAGCCAAATCTCTAGCTATTCATGAAAATCAACAAGCAATTTCAGCATTAGAAATAGCTTTAGGTGATGAACATTGGCAAGTACGTAAATCAGCAGCACAAGCTTTGCAAAAAATCCCAGATATTCAAGTTATGCCGAAATTAATTCAAGCATTAACAGATGAATATGCAGATGTTCGCAAAGAAGCAGTAATTGCTCTTGGGAATTTAGCTCATCCCGACGTTATTAACCCCCTACAACAAGCCTTAGATGACCCGGACAAAGAAGTGTCTATCCAAGCGCAACGTGCAATTAAAAAGATTCAAACAGATAGAAAATTCGTCTTGGGTTAA
- a CDS encoding CmcJ/NvfI family oxidoreductase — MSLNNQVLDRAISQELPSVEANLSYLIPMAEKPVNYTYEPPAGIPRTNATYQTHKLPIYNARSISDNISLDREGFAFTGHNTNVRDFYDEDKVRRVYYPEGEQLLKEVTGATKVVIFDHTLRNAGNSKPGENNIKEPAKRVHNDFTAKSSYTRARLELAARGIDDIDALLKQRFAIINVWRAIATPILESPLALCDAQSIAPTDIVAGDFVYRDRVGETYGVTYNSKHKWFYFPQMHRDEALFIKCFDSAEDGHARFAAHTAFEDPTSPANAPPRESIELRAFVFYPA; from the coding sequence ATGAGCTTAAATAACCAAGTTCTAGACAGAGCGATTTCCCAAGAACTGCCATCCGTAGAGGCTAACCTCAGTTACCTGATTCCAATGGCAGAAAAACCTGTTAACTATACTTATGAACCACCAGCGGGGATTCCCCGCACGAATGCAACTTATCAGACGCACAAACTGCCAATTTACAATGCTCGCTCCATCTCAGATAACATCTCGTTAGATAGAGAAGGATTCGCTTTTACTGGACATAATACTAATGTCCGCGACTTTTACGATGAAGACAAAGTACGCCGCGTCTACTATCCAGAAGGCGAGCAATTGTTAAAAGAGGTGACGGGAGCAACAAAGGTAGTGATATTCGATCACACCCTTCGTAATGCTGGTAATTCCAAGCCAGGTGAGAATAATATTAAGGAACCTGCCAAGCGTGTACACAACGACTTCACTGCCAAATCAAGCTATACTCGCGCCCGTTTGGAATTAGCAGCGCGAGGCATAGATGATATTGATGCGCTACTAAAACAACGATTTGCCATCATCAATGTCTGGCGAGCGATCGCAACACCAATCCTAGAATCACCCTTAGCACTGTGTGACGCGCAAAGTATCGCACCCACAGACATTGTAGCTGGCGATTTTGTGTACCGCGATCGGGTTGGTGAGACATACGGAGTCACGTATAACTCCAAACATAAATGGTTCTACTTCCCACAAATGCACAGAGACGAAGCACTGTTTATCAAATGTTTTGACTCCGCAGAAGACGGACACGCCCGTTTTGCCGCCCATACAGCCTTTGAAGACCCCACCAGCCCAGCCAACGCTCCCCCACGAGAAAGCATCGAACTACGAGCATTCGTCTTTTACCCCGCATAG